One genomic segment of Natronospira proteinivora includes these proteins:
- a CDS encoding phosphotransferase gives MDPVKALRVSANRTRRKAEFEKYVSAVRDDFERMSRERECFDNLRIEPKTGGSANIYTGKVYGCDTLKFLKVVDGSKRAEAKLFEDVEKGNVNPRGQLYSMVVAERVICFEGRIYLFFPCLEDNRLNVDPGGSCRAVPRLVIDAVAEFHSANPYRDNDRVSVPVLDKGRGLKVPALSTLVDVFGGASRASLRSLWERLDVVSRKWSVVSEYLSSLPMVLTHGDFNHWNISIDSDVVSLRDFGRVFYGPVGYELYWLYYYIARGSSGGEAALARYWSELCRSSGLKYDALSFSDVKAATCAAYVEKWAPVNLNVKSTHDLERLTDVVAAAEQLTDQLGESE, from the coding sequence ATGGATCCAGTCAAAGCCTTAAGGGTTTCCGCTAATCGCACCCGCAGAAAAGCAGAGTTTGAAAAGTACGTCTCCGCAGTAAGAGATGACTTTGAGAGAATGTCTCGTGAAAGAGAGTGCTTTGATAATCTGAGGATCGAGCCGAAGACAGGGGGATCTGCGAATATTTATACCGGCAAGGTTTATGGTTGTGACACTCTCAAGTTTTTGAAGGTTGTCGATGGCAGTAAGCGGGCAGAAGCGAAGCTATTCGAAGATGTTGAAAAAGGTAATGTTAATCCGCGTGGCCAATTATACAGCATGGTTGTTGCGGAGAGAGTCATTTGCTTTGAAGGAAGGATTTACCTATTTTTTCCTTGCTTGGAGGACAATCGGTTGAATGTGGATCCCGGTGGCAGCTGCCGGGCTGTGCCGCGTCTCGTTATCGATGCGGTGGCCGAATTTCATAGCGCCAATCCTTATCGGGACAACGATCGAGTCAGTGTGCCTGTTCTCGATAAAGGGCGTGGACTAAAAGTTCCGGCGCTTTCAACCTTAGTAGATGTCTTCGGCGGCGCGAGTCGCGCATCGCTCCGTTCTTTGTGGGAGCGTCTGGATGTTGTTTCTCGGAAATGGTCTGTTGTTTCCGAGTATTTGTCGAGCCTGCCAATGGTCCTGACCCATGGCGATTTCAATCATTGGAATATCTCAATTGACTCGGACGTCGTATCTTTGCGCGACTTCGGGAGGGTATTCTATGGGCCCGTAGGATATGAGTTGTATTGGCTTTATTACTATATTGCGCGTGGGTCGAGTGGAGGCGAGGCTGCTTTGGCTCGATATTGGTCGGAGCTTTGTAGGTCATCTGGTCTCAAATATGACGCATTGTCGTTTTCAGATGTGAAGGCAGCGACATGTGCCGCATATGTTGAAAAGTGGGCGCCGGTTAACCTGAATGTGAAATCGACTCATGATCTCGAAAGGCTTACTGATGTAGTCGCAGCAGCTGAGCAGCTGACAGATCAATTAGGGGAAAGTGAGTGA